From Draconibacterium halophilum, one genomic window encodes:
- a CDS encoding APC family permease — MHNLHKKLERRLGLFPVTNIVIANIIGAGIFTTTGYLMGFLHNPVIMLVLWGIGGLVAFCGAISFGELGAAFPEAGGEYVFISKLYSPLLGFLSGWLSLIVGFSAPIAASAIGFAKYFTWAFPQLQNWLMLNETLSVDNFSRCIAILIIVGFSFVHSRGIVQGARVQNWLTLLKILLVVGLITAGLLVGEGSMQNVRSTLPFHFSFDNWKAIGLSLMFIMFAYSGWNSATYIGSEIKDPRKVIPRSLLISTVAVTVLYILLNLFFVYAVPASQMRNEPEIGGLAAGLAFGTTAETIISLLISFALFSSLSAFIILGPRVYYKMASDGLFFKSIARINKKHQVPVNAILLQAAIAIVLVLSGTFEQILTYMGFSLGIFPIIAVAGNIKLRRSKHSRLRLPGYPYAQVFFIVVNISILVLAYFERPVESSIAVLTALSGIPVYYWFQRKKVKRAEVP, encoded by the coding sequence TTGCATAATCTGCACAAGAAACTAGAGCGTAGACTTGGCTTATTTCCTGTAACAAATATCGTAATTGCCAATATAATTGGTGCCGGAATATTTACGACTACAGGTTATTTAATGGGCTTTCTTCACAATCCGGTTATTATGTTGGTTTTGTGGGGGATTGGAGGATTGGTGGCTTTTTGTGGTGCTATTTCATTTGGAGAGTTGGGTGCCGCTTTCCCCGAAGCCGGTGGCGAATACGTTTTTATCTCAAAACTGTATTCGCCGTTGTTGGGTTTTTTAAGTGGGTGGCTGTCGCTGATAGTTGGTTTTTCTGCGCCAATAGCGGCTTCTGCAATTGGTTTTGCTAAATACTTCACCTGGGCATTCCCGCAACTGCAAAACTGGCTGATGCTAAACGAAACACTCAGCGTAGATAATTTTAGTCGCTGCATTGCAATTCTGATTATTGTGGGTTTTAGTTTTGTGCATTCGCGAGGCATTGTACAGGGAGCCAGGGTGCAAAATTGGCTAACTTTACTTAAAATACTCTTGGTGGTTGGATTAATAACAGCCGGATTACTTGTGGGCGAAGGAAGCATGCAAAATGTGAGATCGACCTTACCTTTTCACTTTTCGTTTGATAACTGGAAAGCAATTGGCCTTTCGCTAATGTTTATAATGTTTGCCTACAGCGGTTGGAATTCGGCAACTTATATTGGTTCCGAAATTAAAGATCCACGCAAAGTGATACCACGCTCGTTACTAATTTCAACAGTGGCCGTAACGGTGTTGTATATTCTGCTTAACCTGTTTTTTGTATATGCAGTGCCGGCATCTCAAATGCGTAATGAACCCGAGATTGGTGGTTTGGCTGCCGGATTGGCATTTGGAACAACCGCAGAAACAATTATCTCATTGCTCATTTCTTTTGCACTTTTTTCTTCGTTAAGCGCATTTATTATTCTCGGTCCGAGGGTTTATTACAAAATGGCTAGCGACGGGTTGTTTTTTAAGTCGATCGCACGAATCAATAAAAAACACCAGGTGCCTGTTAACGCAATTCTGTTGCAGGCAGCTATTGCCATTGTTTTAGTTTTATCAGGTACTTTCGAGCAAATATTAACTTATATGGGATTTTCGCTTGGCATATTTCCGATTATTGCGGTGGCCGGCAATATAAAATTACGAAGATCAAAACATTCAAGGCTGCGTTTACCGGGTTATCCATATGCACAGGTCTTTTTTATTGTGGTGAATATTTCAATTTTGGTTCTTGCCTATTTCGAGCGTCCTGTAGAGTCGAGCATTGCAGTGTTAACGGCACTGTCGGGCATTCCGGTTTATTATTGGTTTCAACGAAAAAAAGTTAAACGCGCTGAAGTGCCTTAA
- a CDS encoding O-methyltransferase: MRHRLFVLCLMGVLAISTACGQYPETETSLDKKVKSFLEKNASEWRDMNVPLTDGKILYDIIVENGYTSAVEIGTSTGHSAIWMAWALSKTGGKLTTIEIDKTRYLQAKANFRKAGVSKYIDVKLADAHELVPELNGEYDFVFCDADKYWYKNYFIAMDPKIKKGGCFTAHNTASRINGIGEFLRYVEGLDTYKTTIDRSSRAGISKSFKK; this comes from the coding sequence ATGAGACACCGACTGTTTGTGCTATGCTTAATGGGAGTTTTGGCGATTTCTACTGCTTGCGGACAATATCCTGAAACAGAAACCTCGCTGGATAAAAAAGTAAAATCTTTTCTTGAAAAAAATGCTAGTGAGTGGCGCGATATGAATGTGCCGCTGACCGATGGAAAGATTCTCTATGACATTATTGTCGAAAATGGCTATACTTCTGCTGTTGAAATAGGTACATCAACGGGTCACTCTGCAATTTGGATGGCTTGGGCACTAAGTAAAACAGGAGGGAAATTAACCACCATTGAAATTGATAAAACCCGCTACTTACAGGCCAAAGCAAATTTCCGAAAAGCCGGTGTTTCAAAATATATTGATGTGAAACTGGCTGATGCGCATGAGTTAGTACCAGAGTTAAACGGAGAATACGACTTTGTTTTTTGTGATGCCGATAAATACTGGTATAAGAACTACTTCATTGCTATGGATCCTAAGATAAAAAAAGGAGGATGTTTTACCGCTCATAATACGGCATCACGTATAAATGGTATTGGCGAATTTCTTCGTTATGTTGAAGGGCTTGATACGTATAAAACAACTATCGATCGGTCGAGTCGTGCCGGGATTTCAAAAAGTTTTAAAAAGTAA
- a CDS encoding peptidylprolyl isomerase — MKTAEIHTSKGVLKVKFYEEDAPGTVANFIKLSESGFYDGLTFHRVIPNFVIQGGCPDGTGAGGPGYSIDCETDGNNQYHDKGVLSMAHAGKNTGGSQFFICHNRENTQHLDNHHTCFGRVFEGLDVIDNIRQGDEIEKIIISEE, encoded by the coding sequence ATGAAAACAGCTGAGATACATACTTCAAAAGGAGTACTGAAAGTTAAGTTTTACGAAGAAGATGCTCCGGGAACTGTTGCCAATTTTATTAAGCTCTCTGAATCGGGCTTTTATGACGGGCTTACTTTTCACCGTGTGATCCCTAACTTCGTAATCCAGGGAGGATGCCCGGACGGAACCGGAGCTGGCGGACCAGGCTATTCAATTGATTGCGAAACGGACGGAAACAACCAATACCACGATAAAGGAGTTTTATCAATGGCACATGCCGGAAAAAACACCGGTGGATCGCAATTCTTTATCTGCCATAACCGCGAAAACACACAGCATCTTGATAACCATCACACTTGCTTTGGAAGAGTTTTTGAAGGCCTGGATGTAATTGACAACATCAGACAAGGGGATGAAATTGAAAAAATAATTATTTCGGAAGAATAA
- a CDS encoding GatB/YqeY domain-containing protein, which produces MAILDQINDDIKAAMKAREKEKLEALRGIKKVMLEAQTAKGAGEGLADEDALKIISKLAKQGSDSANIYKEQGREDLYEQEMQQVAVFESYLPEKMSDEDLTATVKEVIEQVGATSMKDMGKVMGITSKKLAGKADGKDIADKVKALLS; this is translated from the coding sequence ATGGCAATATTAGATCAAATTAACGACGACATAAAAGCGGCCATGAAAGCTCGCGAAAAGGAAAAACTTGAAGCCTTGCGTGGTATAAAAAAAGTTATGCTCGAGGCGCAAACTGCAAAAGGTGCCGGAGAAGGTTTAGCTGACGAAGATGCGCTGAAAATTATTTCAAAACTGGCAAAACAGGGCTCCGACTCCGCCAATATTTACAAAGAACAGGGTCGTGAAGATCTTTATGAACAGGAAATGCAGCAGGTAGCAGTTTTTGAAAGCTATCTTCCAGAAAAAATGTCGGATGAAGATTTAACAGCTACGGTAAAAGAGGTTATCGAGCAGGTAGGTGCTACCAGTATGAAAGACATGGGGAAAGTAATGGGAATTACTTCGAAGAAACTGGCCGGTAAGGCCGACGGTAAAGATATTGCTGATAAGGTTAAGGCTTTATTGAGCTAA
- the ftsZ gene encoding cell division protein FtsZ: MADFVMEKTPGAEIKVIGVGGGGGNAVNHMFKHGIRDVDFVICNTDAQAMEASAIRSRVQLGASLTEGRGAGNKPDVGRQAAIENIEDVKKTLAENTKMVFITAGMGGGTGTGAAPVIAQCCKEQGYLTVAIVTIPFRNEGKRRIKQAYEGIKELATYVDSLLVINNERIREMFGDFGISEAFAKADNVLATAAKGIAEIITVPGYINVDFADVETVMRKSGMAVMGTGVSDEENRAEDAVKKALNSPLLNDNEIRGARNILVNINSGSNEVTMDEVGRITDYVQNMAGFDADLIWGNGKDETLGEKLSVTVIATGFPTSIISELSEQSQRKVVSHTLEKESVSSPKSKRLSEQKNENSRNQSTFEFNVSNESKNDEDEFESLYPITSRERSSADKEIDVNDYASLSDDDVDELENVPAFKRRNIRINDPKYKRDRSGYSINRDNQISDRNSYLHDNVD; this comes from the coding sequence ATGGCTGATTTTGTAATGGAAAAAACACCTGGTGCCGAGATTAAGGTAATAGGCGTTGGTGGCGGTGGTGGCAATGCTGTAAACCATATGTTTAAGCACGGTATTCGCGATGTAGATTTTGTAATCTGCAATACCGATGCGCAAGCTATGGAGGCAAGCGCTATTCGTTCCCGGGTTCAACTGGGAGCGTCATTAACCGAAGGACGTGGAGCAGGCAATAAACCTGACGTAGGCAGACAGGCGGCTATTGAGAATATTGAAGATGTAAAAAAGACTTTGGCGGAAAATACAAAAATGGTATTTATAACTGCGGGTATGGGCGGAGGAACCGGTACCGGAGCCGCCCCGGTTATTGCGCAGTGCTGTAAAGAGCAGGGCTATTTAACCGTGGCAATTGTTACCATTCCGTTCCGAAATGAGGGGAAAAGGCGCATAAAACAAGCTTATGAAGGTATTAAAGAACTGGCTACCTATGTTGATTCTCTCCTGGTAATTAATAATGAACGTATTCGTGAAATGTTTGGCGATTTTGGAATATCCGAGGCATTTGCCAAAGCCGATAATGTTTTGGCCACGGCAGCAAAAGGAATTGCCGAAATTATTACTGTGCCCGGATACATAAATGTTGATTTTGCCGATGTGGAAACAGTGATGCGAAAAAGCGGAATGGCAGTTATGGGAACCGGTGTAAGTGATGAAGAAAATCGGGCAGAAGATGCCGTTAAAAAGGCGTTAAACTCGCCATTGTTGAACGACAACGAAATTCGCGGAGCAAGAAATATTCTGGTAAATATTAACTCGGGAAGCAACGAAGTTACCATGGATGAAGTAGGAAGGATTACCGACTACGTTCAAAATATGGCCGGCTTTGATGCCGATTTGATTTGGGGAAATGGAAAAGATGAAACTTTAGGAGAGAAACTGTCAGTAACTGTTATTGCCACAGGATTTCCAACCAGTATAATTTCCGAATTGTCGGAGCAAAGCCAGCGAAAGGTTGTTTCGCACACGCTCGAAAAAGAATCGGTATCATCGCCTAAAAGTAAGCGTTTATCGGAACAAAAAAACGAAAACAGCAGAAACCAGTCAACTTTTGAATTTAATGTTAGCAACGAAAGTAAAAACGATGAAGACGAGTTTGAATCGTTGTACCCAATAACATCGCGCGAACGAAGTAGTGCGGATAAAGAAATTGATGTTAATGATTATGCCAGCCTGAGCGACGACGATGTGGACGAGTTGGAAAATGTACCGGCTTTTAAACGTCGGAATATTAGAATAAACGACCCAAAATATAAACGCGACCGATCGGGATACTCCATAAATCGCGACAACCAAATTTCAGACAGAAACAGTTATTTACACGATAACGTAGATTAA
- the ftsZ gene encoding cell division protein FtsZ, translating to MTEELANFQFPKAASSIIKVIGVGGGGCNAVNHMFEEGIKGVDYIICNTDSQAMDNSSVPIKVQLGTTLTEGRGAGNKPEKGAEAARENYEDLKKVLGDNTKMLFIAAGMGGGTGTGAAPVIASLARELDILTIAVVTIPSPAEGNKRRAQAQQGIDKMAEFVDSMLVISNDRLHHIYGDLPASQAFKMADNIVATAVKGVAEIITVHGNVNIDYTDVETVMQKSEVFIMGTGFATGEGRAMDAVNAALESPLLDSNDIYGTKNILLNIISGSEEIRIGEIGEIIESLQEKAGKDADIIWGNGYDERLGDKISVTILATSFDTNPNKELQPEKEVQNFNLDDDLEEPVDDKEPINEAVETINIELNKEKPYEPEPEPEEEETIMFVPPQPKQKPKSKPKPKGFGWKSKEKTKTREKAEKKKDEPVPESNIDNWFYKNFGSKIFNDDEDQPLD from the coding sequence ATGACCGAAGAATTAGCAAATTTTCAATTTCCGAAGGCAGCATCATCAATTATTAAGGTAATTGGAGTTGGCGGTGGTGGTTGCAATGCGGTCAATCACATGTTCGAAGAGGGAATAAAAGGTGTTGATTATATCATCTGTAATACCGATTCGCAAGCCATGGATAACAGCTCGGTACCAATTAAAGTTCAGTTGGGGACCACATTAACTGAAGGTAGAGGTGCAGGAAATAAACCTGAAAAAGGAGCTGAAGCTGCCCGCGAAAATTACGAAGACCTTAAGAAGGTGCTGGGTGACAATACAAAAATGCTTTTTATTGCTGCAGGAATGGGAGGAGGAACCGGAACAGGTGCTGCTCCGGTTATTGCCAGCCTGGCTCGCGAGTTGGATATCTTAACCATTGCAGTGGTAACAATTCCTTCTCCGGCCGAAGGAAATAAACGTCGTGCTCAAGCGCAGCAAGGCATTGATAAAATGGCCGAGTTTGTCGATAGTATGCTGGTGATTAGTAACGATAGATTGCATCATATTTACGGCGATTTGCCGGCAAGTCAGGCCTTTAAAATGGCTGATAATATTGTGGCAACTGCTGTTAAGGGAGTTGCTGAAATCATAACCGTTCACGGAAATGTAAACATCGACTATACCGATGTGGAAACAGTAATGCAAAAGAGTGAAGTTTTCATTATGGGAACCGGTTTTGCAACAGGCGAAGGTCGCGCGATGGATGCTGTGAATGCTGCACTGGAGTCGCCATTGCTGGATAGTAACGATATTTACGGAACAAAAAATATATTGCTGAATATTATCTCGGGAAGTGAAGAAATCAGGATTGGAGAAATTGGAGAGATTATTGAATCGTTGCAGGAAAAAGCCGGTAAAGATGCCGATATAATATGGGGCAATGGTTACGACGAACGACTTGGCGATAAAATTAGTGTTACTATTCTTGCCACCAGTTTTGACACCAATCCCAACAAGGAATTGCAGCCCGAAAAGGAGGTGCAAAACTTTAACCTCGACGATGATCTTGAAGAGCCTGTTGATGATAAAGAACCGATAAACGAAGCAGTGGAGACGATTAATATCGAATTAAACAAAGAAAAACCATACGAACCAGAGCCAGAGCCGGAAGAGGAAGAGACAATTATGTTTGTTCCTCCGCAACCAAAACAAAAACCAAAGTCAAAACCCAAACCAAAGGGATTTGGCTGGAAGTCAAAAGAAAAGACCAAAACCAGGGAAAAGGCTGAGAAAAAGAAAGACGAGCCGGTTCCCGAATCGAATATCGACAATTGGTTTTATAAAAATTTTGGCAGCAAGATTTTTAACGACGACGAGGATCAACCTCTTGATTAA
- the ftsA gene encoding cell division protein FtsA produces the protein MASKTNLSVVIDMGTSKMVALAGQATPEGKMEILGTAQVPSRGIKRGMIFNLADATESITTVLEQLDAQLEEEITVVDVAYAGKRMRTIDYKASRFTGEGGVVTSLDIDELYTEAKNLQIKNDYRILKVIPATFVIDDEIEELKPVGATGKKIEARYKLVIMPDQEYQILNRVLETVGVELGEVFHSSLALAEAALSKPEKEMGAVVLDIGAGTTNLAIYYENALVHSAVIPFAGAVITNDLKVGCSTFLEKAELLKVRYGQALGDQIKTEDTVTIAKNNGWEPKEITIRSLAYIIQARLEEIVDCVVAEIETSGVADRLGTGIVLAGGTSNLGHIITLVKFHTGLDARMAHPVILPANRREEAKNPAFLTALGALKLSIAKNVGEDRTLPEPKVSRNGRGIMTNMKGALQSAINFFGDDNEDLEFN, from the coding sequence ATGGCTTCAAAAACAAATCTTTCAGTTGTTATCGATATGGGAACCTCAAAAATGGTTGCCCTTGCAGGTCAGGCAACTCCCGAGGGTAAAATGGAAATCCTTGGTACTGCCCAGGTGCCATCAAGAGGCATAAAAAGAGGTATGATTTTTAATCTTGCCGATGCTACGGAGTCTATCACAACAGTGCTGGAACAACTGGATGCACAGCTCGAAGAGGAGATCACGGTTGTTGATGTGGCATACGCAGGAAAACGTATGCGAACAATCGATTACAAAGCATCCCGTTTTACGGGTGAAGGTGGCGTGGTAACAAGTTTGGATATTGATGAGTTGTACACTGAAGCGAAAAACCTGCAGATTAAAAATGATTACCGGATTCTGAAAGTTATTCCTGCCACGTTTGTAATTGACGATGAAATTGAGGAACTAAAACCTGTTGGAGCCACAGGGAAAAAGATTGAAGCCCGGTACAAACTGGTAATTATGCCTGATCAGGAATACCAGATTTTAAACCGTGTGTTGGAAACTGTGGGCGTTGAGTTGGGCGAAGTATTCCATTCCTCGCTGGCATTGGCAGAGGCCGCGCTCTCAAAGCCCGAAAAAGAAATGGGTGCTGTGGTACTCGATATTGGTGCCGGTACTACTAACCTGGCCATTTATTATGAAAATGCACTGGTACACTCGGCCGTAATTCCGTTTGCCGGTGCTGTTATTACCAACGATTTAAAAGTGGGCTGTTCCACATTTCTGGAAAAAGCTGAGTTGCTAAAAGTGCGTTACGGACAAGCTTTGGGCGATCAGATAAAAACCGAAGATACCGTAACAATTGCTAAAAATAACGGATGGGAGCCCAAAGAAATTACCATTCGAAGTTTGGCCTACATTATACAGGCGCGTTTGGAAGAAATTGTTGATTGTGTGGTTGCCGAAATCGAAACATCGGGAGTTGCCGATCGTTTGGGAACCGGAATTGTTCTTGCTGGCGGAACTTCAAATCTGGGGCATATAATTACGCTCGTTAAATTTCATACCGGTTTGGATGCTCGAATGGCCCACCCGGTAATTCTTCCAGCCAATCGTCGTGAAGAAGCAAAAAATCCTGCTTTTTTAACCGCTTTGGGAGCTTTAAAACTTTCTATAGCGAAAAATGTTGGAGAAGATAGAACCTTGCCGGAGCCAAAAGTAAGCCGAAACGGACGGGGTATAATGACCAATATGAAAGGAGCTTTGCAAAGTGCGATCAATTTTTTTGGCGACGACAACGAAGACCTTGAATTCAATTAA
- a CDS encoding cell division protein FtsQ/DivIB yields MIKKFAKIGSLLVLLVFLLVTLAFTSLEYKHANCNDIEINYDPEEVIKVDRLELVNLVKSLDKDIIGKDLDSINTVQIEQAIEKHEAILNAEVYKVVTRTDSATFKGVLAINLEHRKPVVRIFSDKGNYYLDEFGGKIPVSTNYAANVLVVTGDISEEFAKETLLSCVLAIEEDEFWNAQIEQIHVQKDGDVILIPLIGDHTIEFGSLENYPQKLRNMKAFYKQIMAKNNWNKYKTISLKYKDQVIAKRR; encoded by the coding sequence ATGATAAAGAAGTTTGCAAAAATAGGCAGTTTATTGGTGTTGCTGGTGTTTCTGCTAGTAACATTGGCGTTTACTTCGCTGGAGTATAAACATGCCAATTGCAACGATATTGAGATAAATTACGATCCGGAGGAAGTAATTAAGGTGGATCGGTTGGAGCTGGTGAACCTGGTAAAATCGCTTGATAAAGACATAATCGGGAAGGATTTAGACAGCATTAATACGGTGCAAATTGAACAGGCGATTGAAAAACACGAGGCAATATTGAATGCTGAGGTTTATAAAGTAGTTACACGCACTGATAGCGCCACATTTAAAGGAGTACTGGCAATTAATCTGGAACATCGGAAACCGGTTGTGCGCATTTTTTCTGACAAAGGAAATTATTACCTCGATGAGTTTGGAGGCAAAATTCCCGTTTCGACAAATTACGCGGCCAATGTGTTGGTAGTTACCGGAGATATAAGCGAAGAGTTCGCAAAAGAAACGCTTTTATCTTGTGTGTTAGCGATTGAAGAAGATGAATTCTGGAATGCACAAATTGAGCAAATTCATGTGCAAAAAGATGGCGATGTGATTTTGATTCCTTTGATTGGCGATCATACTATTGAGTTTGGTAGCCTGGAGAATTACCCGCAGAAACTCCGGAATATGAAAGCTTTTTACAAACAGATTATGGCAAAGAATAATTGGAACAAGTATAAAACGATCAGTTTAAAATATAAAGATCAGGTAATAGCAAAAAGAAGGTAA
- the murC gene encoding UDP-N-acetylmuramate--L-alanine ligase, whose amino-acid sequence MDNIQKIKNVYFLGIGGIGMSALARFFKFSGRNVAGYDRTPTALTDALQKEGIDVHFDDDIRNIPSKWNPAETIAVYTPALPDEHQELNWFKSQPIGLFKRAKVLGMICNEHKGIAVAGTHGKTTTSTIVTNILSKTEQGCGAFLGGISKNFRSNLVLPENDSPWIVAEADEFDRSFLHLKPQLALVTSVDADHLDIYGEKEKIVESFEKFISQIRPNGSLVVKEGVELDTSKTAAKVYTYSLKGKTDFATMNIQLNTDSGFYTFDLKTPGGIITNCKMNYPGLVNVENTVGASALAWLAGASANAIKAGIEDYEGVARRFDIRYRSEQKIYIDDYAHHPEELKAFISSVKALFPDKKVTGIFQPHLYSRTKDFSAEFAHSLDLLDKAILIPLYPAREEPIPGVSSAIIYKQMKLENRMLAEREEVLKILKSDRNEVVLTMGAGDIDRMVESVIELLESKEK is encoded by the coding sequence ATGGACAACATTCAGAAAATAAAAAATGTGTACTTCCTCGGAATTGGAGGAATTGGGATGAGTGCATTGGCCCGTTTTTTTAAATTCTCGGGACGCAATGTGGCAGGGTACGATCGTACACCAACAGCGTTGACTGATGCACTTCAGAAAGAAGGGATTGATGTGCATTTTGACGACGATATTAGAAACATACCGTCGAAATGGAATCCGGCAGAAACGATTGCTGTTTATACACCGGCTTTGCCCGACGAACATCAAGAATTGAACTGGTTTAAAAGTCAGCCAATTGGTTTGTTTAAACGAGCCAAAGTTCTCGGTATGATTTGCAACGAACATAAGGGAATTGCAGTGGCCGGCACACATGGCAAAACAACAACAAGTACTATTGTCACTAATATTCTGAGCAAAACAGAACAGGGATGTGGTGCATTTCTAGGTGGTATCTCGAAAAATTTCAGAAGTAATTTGGTTCTTCCCGAAAATGATTCGCCATGGATTGTTGCTGAAGCAGATGAATTTGATCGTTCGTTCCTGCACCTGAAACCGCAATTGGCGCTGGTTACTTCTGTTGATGCCGATCATCTGGATATTTATGGCGAAAAAGAAAAGATAGTTGAGTCGTTTGAGAAGTTTATTTCGCAGATCAGACCCAACGGAAGCCTGGTGGTAAAAGAAGGGGTAGAACTTGATACTTCGAAAACGGCGGCAAAAGTTTATACCTATTCGTTAAAGGGCAAAACAGATTTTGCAACGATGAATATACAACTGAATACGGATTCTGGTTTTTATACTTTCGATTTAAAAACTCCGGGAGGAATAATTACCAACTGTAAAATGAATTATCCGGGGCTGGTAAATGTGGAGAACACAGTCGGCGCCAGTGCTTTGGCGTGGCTGGCAGGTGCCTCGGCAAATGCTATTAAAGCAGGGATTGAAGATTACGAAGGTGTAGCCCGTCGTTTTGATATTCGCTACCGCTCGGAACAGAAAATTTATATCGACGATTATGCACACCACCCCGAGGAACTGAAAGCATTTATATCTTCGGTTAAGGCATTGTTTCCTGATAAAAAGGTGACCGGTATTTTTCAGCCTCACCTGTATTCGCGCACCAAAGATTTTTCCGCAGAGTTTGCACATAGTCTGGATTTGTTGGATAAAGCCATTCTTATTCCACTTTACCCTGCACGTGAAGAACCGATTCCGGGTGTTTCTTCCGCTATCATTTATAAACAAATGAAGCTGGAAAACCGAATGTTGGCCGAGCGAGAAGAAGTATTGAAAATATTAAAATCAGACCGAAATGAAGTCGTATTAACAATGGGTGCCGGTGATATCGACCGGATGGTTGAAAGTGTAATCGAATTATTGGAGAGTAAAGAAAAATGA
- a CDS encoding UDP-N-acetylglucosamine--N-acetylmuramyl-(pentapeptide) pyrophosphoryl-undecaprenol N-acetylglucosamine transferase, translated as MVWQTGAYYFDKIQEELKRSKPKNLQIHKFISRMDFAYEVADLVISRAGAGTISELCLVGKASLLVPSPNVSEDHQTKNAMALVEQDAALMVRDDEINEKLFPLAFEVVNDKDRCNVLAINSKGLAKPNATKQIVDEVEKLVRQ; from the coding sequence GTGGTCTGGCAAACCGGAGCGTATTATTTTGATAAAATTCAGGAGGAACTCAAACGATCAAAACCGAAAAACCTGCAGATCCATAAGTTTATATCACGTATGGATTTTGCATACGAAGTGGCTGATTTGGTGATTTCGAGAGCAGGAGCAGGAACCATTTCAGAATTGTGTTTGGTTGGTAAGGCGTCGTTATTGGTGCCGTCGCCAAATGTTTCGGAAGATCATCAAACAAAAAATGCGATGGCTTTGGTGGAGCAAGATGCTGCTTTAATGGTGCGGGATGATGAGATTAATGAGAAATTATTTCCCCTGGCTTTTGAGGTGGTTAACGATAAAGATCGTTGCAACGTGTTGGCAATAAATAGTAAAGGGTTGGCTAAGCCAAACGCTACCAAACAAATAGTTGATGAAGTTGAAAAATTAGTGAGACAATAA